The Accipiter gentilis chromosome Z, bAccGen1.1, whole genome shotgun sequence DNA window gtttggattttttgttttgggttttgggggctttggggggggggggggaggaggagcaaagaagaagttatttttaattataactaATGATGAGCAAAACAGTAGTTTTCATTTCTGATGGATGCAGCTTAACTGGGAGAACTGAGGGGAAAGCACACAGTGCTTCCACAATGTAATTAATTTAGCAACAAACATACAGATGCATCATTCAGACCATGCAAGCCTTGCTACTCTTAGGGCAAGACAAAATGACCCAGCAGCAGCTTGGAGAGCAGCTCTGTCAGACCTCACATATGGCATGTGAGTTTGCTTCCCATATTACTACCAGCAGTCAGTTTCCATCATCCACCAAGAAACTCACTGGAAACAAGCAGGTCTCATTTATGGAATCAGTATTGCTGTTGTCTGTTCTGTGTAAttactggaaggaaaaaatttTGAAGGAATTGCTTGAGGTAGggtcatatttttttcttcctcttttaactTTAGGGCTTTATTCCCTTCCCCTAGCtcccaaacaaaagaaatcagaaactgGTCTTGTGTTACTTCTGGGATTCTTCTTTGTACATGCCTTTTGTATTCATAGCTTTGGTTTGACTCTGCAGATGGGTAGGGCAGCACCAGGCCATGTTTACTGCCAAGGGCACATGACTGCAGTCTACCTATAGTGAGGCAACATTTGGGAGACTAATGCAAAGTAATCATTCTGTCCACAGCACTGATGGGTCTGGCACAGGCTGCTTGCAGGAGTACTGCGATTATGTGTACAGTAACTGGAATGTAGTGCAAAAACCAGGAGTGGAAATTATGGATAACTCTTTCCCTAATCATTGTGCAAATATTTCCTGTGTTAAGAAAACACCAGGTTGCAGTCAAATAGTGTGCATGGAGAACGCTCTCTTTGCAGTGGCCGGCATGACTGATGATTAGGGCTATTTCTTCAATAGGCAGCATAAAGAAGATTGCTAAATGAAAGAGTGGTTGCCTTATATAGATGGTAGTGTTGTCACGAATAGCAGCATAACCTGCACATGATTGGGAACCAGTATCATGTATTGGTGATGGCAGGACAATTATAAAATCCAGGTTCCTTTTAACAATGACAAATTTTCACCAGAATCTTTCTTGTTTGCTCAGCTATTGCTTACTGTGTGAACAAGGCTGTTACAGCAAGcccagggaaggaaagaagaaaaatatcttaaaaccTGATAATTAGCATGCAGGAAAAAACATTGCAGCCATTTCCTTCATTATGTCCTCCCTGCAATGTCAGTCACTAGGACAATCATTTTAATCTCCTGCTCTTTCTGATGCTATTGCATAGGTGAAAAAACTTTCTCCCTTGTAgcctgaaaataaacaaagcctCTTCAGCTTTCTGTAAAGAGAATAGAGGTGAGGGTATTCCTGGACATAAAAAAGCAGATCTACCACTGGGGTAATATGTCTCTTGTGGTTTTGAGAGGGTACTTTTCTTCCCAGCACTTCTAAATATAACTTCCATGAATGACTCTGGTGGTCACTGGttcaattttttattctttatgtcATTGTGAAACCAGTTCTTGCAGTAAAGACAAACAGTTTTGTCAAACTGGTTTACTTTCTTCTGTAAAGTGTTCCCAAACTTGTGAAGTCTCATAAGCGTCAAATATCTGCTCCTTTTATCTCATTCCCACTTAAGTATATGCCCTTCTAACAGGCTCTTCCCTCtgagacattttccttttctgtaagcCTTTAGCACCTTTGCCTTCTATTCTTCCCCATGAAAAGTGGGAATTAAGAGCCAATAGTACTTAAATTCTAGgtcagaaaatgttttggtaTCTAATGTTTTTTGCTTTCCAACTcatcagaaacagaaattattcatatttaccaaaatctgaaatgaagttttttctggtttttgttacatttaacaagctgaaaaatccattgCCCATCCCATTGTTTGTGGCTTTCTTAATAGATCTCAGCTCACTACTTCCTGTAATACATTATTACTGCTTACATGCTATTTCTGCAGGAATACAGATCAGAAATAGCTTGACACTAACCTCCAAGTTGCCTAATATCTATTCATCTGTGAAGCATTGCACAACTCATGACAATACAGTAAACATCTCCTAACCTACTTCACTGAGATCCCCAGTCTTGTTCTTCTACATTTCATTGTGGGACTCCTGGTAGCGATCTGTGTTGGCTGTTGAGAAATGCAAGGTATTTTGGAACACAGACTCTCAAACATACAAGAATCTTATTTAGTTATCTTCAAGGATGGAAGCCTCCTGAGATGCCTTGCCCTGTACTACTTTTCTTGTGCTACCAAGGCCTCTGTTGGTAGGATTCTCTTGAAGATTGTGCCAAACTATTAATCAGGCTGTGCTGTATCTTTCATTTTGTAGCATATTAGAAATCTAAATCAAaggttttaattgcttttataaTATGTGATAGACTGGTCTGAACATTTGGATCTGGGTCAGCTGTGGCTGGAAAAAATATGTGTGATATACACCTGGCATTCAGATGGCCATTTTTATGATTCAGCCTAATCAGGACTAGTTAGATCACAGTTATTGAATCTGAgacacctattaaactgtttttggaAAAAGAACAAATAGGGAGGGctgtaaaatgcatttaaaggCTTTGCAAAAAAAGTTTGAGTACTTCAGCAGTTTGAAAATTGAGTATTTTAAGTATTAACCATGAAGTATGTCCACATGGCACAAGACAATGCTGTGCAAATACAAGGGAAAGCAGTTAAGCTAGTTGAAAGCAGTGCTGTGCATTTTTCAAGAAGCCAGCTGAGGCTTTGGCATGGaaaaaaggcattagaaataGTGATTCAAAAGCTGAGGGAATTTTTGAACACACTGACATAAGCTTTCAAAAAGCATCAAGCTGTACACCTTTATGTCATACTTCTGCACTATCTGAATTTCACCAGTAAGTAATCAAACAAGCATTGTCCTCACACATTGATTAGTAACATCCAAATGGTAGTTGCTAGAAATTTCTATGATTACCAGGAGCTGTTCAGTAGATAGTATCAGCTATGCCTTACTACAGAGACATCGACAGTACCCGTTGCTTCACTGTAATCTAACACAGCCTTGGTAGGCATCACATTAATCTGCAGTTATTTCTTCTAGAAGAAAGTGGTCTTTTCAAATAGAACAAAACttcagactgttaaaaaaaaaaaaaaaaaagaaaagaaaaaaaaaagaaaaagattaactCTGTGTTTTGCTATTCCAgactaaaatacagaaaaatactttcaaagcaGGTATGTTTACTAGATATTTTTGCAAGTGTGTTTTGTATATATCTCTGTACTCTGATTTCATCACCTGTTTTCAGCCCACTAAAAGTAAGGTGTGCCAGACTGTCCTTGGATTGAACTCCTGAATCAATGAGAGTTTTGTCATACTGGGAATAGAAACTTCCAAGGAGCTGGTTAAAACACTACTAGTTTTAGTAAATTACACTCTTTTCTCTGAGCTGCCTCCTGAGTATTTCACTGAGCCTGGTGTAACCAGAATTTCCAGCTTGGCTAAGACAGCCCTAGGATATTCCAGCATCCAGCAGatatttttttgctatttttccatCTTACATGGAGGAAACAGGATATTCCTGCTCTCACCTTAAGCCATGCCTAGAAATGCATCCATTTGCAGCGTGGTAGAAGGAGACAGGGACTCTGGCACAGGGTTGTGATATGATGCAAGTCATACGTTTTGCTACAAAACAAGATGAACACAGTATGTTCTGCATTGCATTACATGGTTAGTACGATGAGTCCACAAAGCTTATATATTCAGTCAGGTAACCTGACACAGGCCCCACACAGATGACATAACAcatgctctgttttctttactcTGGTTTCTTTggctgtatatatatatactagaaaaatatttaaatacttttcactACACAGCAATAGCTGTAGGTAAAGTAGCATCAGCAGGAAACAGAAGTTCCTTCCTAGCTCCTTGAAGTAGTGCCTGAATTTTCTCATTGCAAGTATGAACTATCAAACTGCTCTTCTCTTGGCTGATAATGCTCATCACTAAAATTTGATGACACTTTTGGAAGAAACATGTCTACTAACTCCACTATATTTTAGTACAGCTAACTAAATTCTACTTGTTCAAGATTCCCTTCTcaaatattgtcctggtttcagctggaatagagtcaattttctttctagtagctgctacagtgttattttttggatttagtatgacaataatgttgataacacactgatgttttcagttgttgctaagtagtgtttatactaagtcaaagatttttcagcttcccatgcccagacAGGAAGAAGTCTgcagggacacaagaagttgggaggcaacacagccaggacagctgacacaaactggccaaaagAATATTCCATACTgcgtgatgtcatgtccagtatataaactgggaggagtggggctaggatgaatcactgcttgggaactaacagGGCATCATTTGgggagtggtgagcaactgcattgtgcattcttattttgtatatttcactccttttatcattattattgtcattttattattgttattactatcattattagtttcttcctttctgttctattaaactgttcttatctcaacgcatgagctttttccccagttctctcccccattccactgggaagtggggggagcgagcagctgtgtggtgcttagttaccagctggggttaaaccatgacaaatatgAACTAGGTACAAAtcataacaaaagaaaaacatgtctaGTATCAAGGACAGCTTAAGTTTTAGCTGGATCACAGCAACCCATAAAATTTTTAACATTACAACTATTTGACAGAATGAGATAGATGTCATCAGTTAGACTTCTGAGAAATCACCTAACCACGTAGTTCTTAAACAAATACTTCCTTGACTTACTATTTCTCAAGATCTTTGCTACTGAGAGGATTGTGAACGTTATGCCCAAACCTACAGGCGCTGAAAAAGAGGACATTGCATGCCATCTTGTGGACATCACAAGAACATCAACATTTATTCTGAAACGaaggctttattaaaaaaaagggggggtgggggggtggggggagaacaCAAATATGTATCTCCTTAAGTGCGAATTATAACCTGATGCATAATTCACTACTGTCAGGAAGAAACATGCTCTGGAAAAATgtaatttggtttggtttgtttcttgctctttagctgaaataaaataactCTAATGACCATGGGGTCACATTGTCAACTGTTAATGGTCTGTCATTAGTTAAGCAACTATGTCACAACTTTGGGATTTGGACTTAATATCCAAGGTCACTTCCATTACAAAGTatcactgaaaacacattttgtaaCAGCGTTCTCTATATGCCCCGAAACAGCAGAACAGAATATATGCAGTAGTAGCATACTTAGGACAtctttgttttccacttttctttcttacatATATACTACCACAACTCTGTTGCTCAGCTACAGCTACACATACAATGATTCTGTCAGTCAAAGCTACTCAAACTGAAGGAATGAATTTAAATGTTAGCATGAAAAGGATGGTGGGGAATTGGgataagagaaaaaagaagagggtaagtTTGAAGCagaatcacttttaaaaataattttgacctTCTTATGTAAAAGTTTGCAACCACAGCTTCCATGAACCAGTAGCATTCAGTGTTTTATAGTATGACATACAAGTCAGTTTCTCAGGACAGTTCCCATTTTGAAAAGTTATTTACTTGGAATGCAATTAGATATAAGCACAAGTCATAGGTGTTTACACTGCTTTTCccccattaaaaacaaacaaacaaaaaaaggctaaCAGAATTAGAGGTAagtcctgaaatatttttgtacctTCTATCAAAATGGTAAAATTAGCAACTGTGTTctggaagaaaaagggagaaatattGGAAATTCACTTCAAGGACTTTGGTGTTATTTCTAGTTATAGATATGTGTTTATAGACAAATATGCTTATGTGCAGCATAGCAGTGCTGAGTGAGACCCGAGTACTCAAATGGCATATATACCACTGATACAAACAGACTGTCTGCGGGCAGGGTGTCTGCTCCAATACTTTAGACAGATTACAGACATTTTTCACACTTAATACTACTATTTTGAACTCCTGCAAACTCGATTTATTTGAGCTGGATCAGGGCCATGTAAAAGAGAGTGTTAAGCACCTAAAGACATTAAAAGGTTTATCAACACAGCTACAACATGAAGAGAAACTGGAAACAGGAAATgaaggaagggaaatgctgaATTACCTTTCGCTTTCCTTTAAGTATATAAAATGAGCACAGGATGAGCGTTTACGtcttgatgccttttttttccagaggaaatcCCTGTACTACCAGGGGTAACGACAGAAAAGAAGATGTGAGCAGGATGGCAAATCAGAGGGtagtaaaaatgttcttttttaagtAAGCAACTATGGTTCGTTGCTATCATGTAACAAAAAGATCTGTTCTCAGAGTTCTTCTCAAATACCTGCTGTGCTCTGAAGCATTTGACCTGCTCTGAAAGAGAAGGCAAAACCAGAGCTACCAAGGAAGAAGAGATCGTTATTTCTACGTACGGGCGCAGAGTGCAAAGACGTAGCTCTACAGTTAAGACGGCTAAGATGGGGCAACTGCCAGTCACCCTCAGCAGCTGTTGCCGTTGAGCTCTCCTCGCACGAAGGCTGCCGGCCCCGCCAGAGCCAGCTGCTCCCCGAGAGCGCAGCCTGACGAAGCCTGTCGGCAGCAGGGAAGGACACCCCCGTCAGCTTGGCGGCCGGCGACGGCTCGCCCCGAGCCctgccgcctgcctgcctgcctccctgcggAGACACCCCCCGGTTCAGCTCCCAAAACCAACGACCCCCTTCCCGCCGCGCAGGCTTTCCTTGCCGGGGCGAGGCCccgcccgcggcctgccccgACTCGCCTCCCACAGCCGGCGGGCGGACGGCGGCCCTCCGGCCGGCCCGAGAGCGCCCGGCCAGCCTGTGACaccgggggggacgggacgggacggggcggggcggggcgggggggtacCAACGAGCCCGTTTCAGACCCAGCGCGCGGTGCGGGAGGGCCCCGACCGGGccgggtggggtggggaggggaggccgCCGCCTCACGCCGCTCCAGCCGCCTCTGCCAGCCGGGCCCAGGCGCTGCCCTGCGCTGCCCGCGAACCGACgcgaggggcggggagggagcgcggcccCCCAACCCCCGCCCCCCTCCGAGCTGGCCTCCGCCACCCGGCCGCGAGCCCCGCTGAGCCACCACGCCCACGGACGCAGCTACACGGCAGACTGAGCAAGCGCAGGCACCGCCCCCGCGGTAGGGTGGAAGCCGTTGTTATGGGCAAGTCTATTCTTGGAGGGGAGGTAGGTGCCTGTCAGAGAGCTGGATGACAGGAGAACTGGAACGCCCTTCCTAGTTGCTCCCCTCTTTTTGGTAGCGCCTGGAGCAAGGTGGTGCAGAGAGCTGCCTGCGGCCGGGGCGGATCGGGGGCTGCTGGCGGCTCTCGGCGTCGCCGCGTGCCCGCCTCAACGGCCGCTGTCGCCATGAGGCACCTGCCCTATTTCTGCCGCGGGGAGGTGGTGAAGGGCTTCGGCAGAGGCTCCAAGGAGCTGGGCATCCCCACCGGTGAGCGGGGTGCGCGGGGGGAccggcccgcggcggggcggggcgggggtgaCGCCTCCCGTGAAGGGCCACCGGCGAGGTGCTCGGTGCTCGGTGCTGGGTGCTCGGCGCGgcggagccgggcccggcccgcccccccccgcgcggGGCCGGCGGTCCGCAGCGGGTGGTCCCTgtcccggggccgcggcggggctggaGCGCAGCCGCCGGTGAGACGCCGGGCGCGGGGGGGCTCCCTCAGCAGCCCGCACCGCTCGGGCCGGCTGAGCGCAGACgtgccgcgctcccgccgccgccgcgccggagGGGCAGGGgcggccggccccgctgccggggaGAGGAAGGTGGGGAAGCCCCTAGGAGGGCGGGCACGGCCGGCGGTGCCGAGGCTGCGCCGCGCTGCGGGCAAGCCTCGCTCGTTCTGGGAATAGGCTCGGCTTGTTCCGCCTTAGCGTTTTTCTAGCGTTTTTGTTCCTGCGCTGCTTAAGAGTCTTGCACCCTCTTCTGTGTCGTTTTTCCTCCGCTCTgttaagcagtttctttcagtcttgggtttttttgttggttggggtttttttttgttggtggtgctTTTTTTGTTCGCTTAATCATCTGACGATCGTCATGATGATGTACAGGATGTAGATAAGTGATCACATGCACGGCGTTGTGGTGTGGCAGCTTGGAAAATATCTGCTCACGAGAAAGGGAGTAGGCATTGGGAATAGCTGTAAGGAAGTAAGTTCGAGGGGAATTACGCGGAGACTGAAAAAACAGAGCAGGTGGACTTGGCCTGCGAAGAAGCACGTTTTCCTATTGCTCATGTCTGCCTCACTTGTCTAAACACATATAGATGTGTAATTCAAGTGAATTTTGGCCTGCCTTAAACAGACACTGAAGTCAACAGTCATGTTGCGCCACTCCTAGCAGACAAGGAAACGTTGTAAGACCAGCCTTGAGGTGCTGGATTTCTGACAACATCCGTTAATAATCTCTCATTTTTCCTCTTGATTGTGTATAAATCGTGTATTGGTATCAGGGGATAAGGGAGGGAAGCTGTTACTGCTTGTGAGCTTTGATAAAAATTCAGTAACCATAAATTCTTTTAAATCAACTTGATGTCTTGTGTGAGGAGATCTACTCACATGAGAAGTAGAATAGCAATTTTGAAAGGTTTGGTTCAGTCAGAAGGGtatttattttactgtaaataagtagtttttttcaaagaaaatcccATAAGTCCACAAATGCCTCTGAAAGGCAAGCTGTAGAAAATTGACAGGGGACTAAGTAACGATTTCACTTATTTCTACATGTTTTAGTTCATAAGTAATTATTTTACTAACAAGTAAATAGTTCTGAGATGCTACTTTACAGTCCAGAAGAAAcctgatttttcttcctcatctttcaCCATATCAAAGCTGTGATAGTTATCCTAAGAATAAAATGCATTCTGACTGCAAATATTACATGTTTATTAATTATTACTGCAGAAGAGGATGTGTATAATTATAAAATATAGTATGCGTAAGAGAAGTGATAACTCTGGTATTACGACAGGGACTGAATTTCATGAAGCTAGTTTGTGTTTTTTACTTTGCCAGATTCCACGTTGCATCATTCTCATCATCATCGGTATTATCTTTGTAAATAGTACCTAGGCACAGTCTGGCTTTTAAGTGTTTGAAGATTCTGTTATGTCCTTGACTTACACGAAGTCACTCACACTTTACACTTTCTAAAATTTTTGCAGCTAACTTTTCTGAGCAAGTAGTTGAAAGCTTTCCATCTGATATCTCTACTGGTATATACTATGGATGGGCCTGTGTTGGAAATGGAGATGTGCATAAAATGGTTTTGAGCATAGGATGGAATCCTTTCTATAAGAATATTAAGAAATCAGTGGTAAGAATTTTGCTTTGTGTGGGATTTTTATTACAATAAATAAGCCAGATGTTGAATTTGAATAAGATAAGCGGAATTTGATCCATAAATGATATCTAGAAATTCTGTTTACTCCTAGAAGTGTATTTGATATCTATATCATATGTctgtattctgaaaagaaaatattctcagtAGCCAGAGAGTAGGtgaataaagtttattttcttctttctgttcatcAGTACTTAAatacttccaaaataaaaatataacagtatttctgaaatgttGGTTGCTTATGGTGCTAATAGCTAACTAAACATAAGCTTGATAAATGCATTGAATTTACTGGCTATGAGAGCCCTAGCATGAGCTGGAACATACTAATCTATTGTTCTCTGCAATCTATCTACATTTCAAATACACAATGTTGGGGCATCTTaatttgtaatgatttttctaTTAATTCTTCTCTTAAATAACGGAATCCATATATGAGGTGCTGTGGCTTGATgtacagaataaatatttaaaggtGCATAATAACAGGATGGAGTAGTTGAGTTAAAATCCTGAGTTGTGACAGCTGTGGTTTTTCTTGCTGTCAGGTGGTGGTGCTTTTCCTGAGTCTTGCAGGGCTCTGCTTTAATtgtttaaaacacttttatttgGGCACGAACTTCTGGTTCTAAGGTTCTAAGTGTCCGAAGACTCGATAATGTGCTTGTCTTATGCAAacatatagttttaaaaatttttgcAGCCAACTTTTTTGTGCAAGTAGTTAAAAGCTTTCCATCTGTTATCTCTGCTGGTATATACTATGGGTGGGCCTGTGCTGGAGAGAGAAATGTGCATAAAATGGTTTCGAGCTTAAGATGGAACCCTGTCTCAGTCTTCACTCCTTGAATTTTGTCATTCAGTTCCCATGTGAGTTGGTTGTAAAAAGCTCTCCTTAAGCCAACTATTTCAATTGATGCATCAACTTAATGATGAAATATTAAGCTTTGTGTGTGATTTGCTGCATTGGAAGTCTTACCTCCTAGAAGCGGTGAAGCATTTGTCCTGAgtaatggcttcttttttttttttctatcagaatactcttgattaatttttcttaaattctccTTCCTAACATAAGCAAAAGCCCTAGCCTCTTGCATTATACATGCTAAATTAAATGTCCCCTTTATTGGTATGTGTTGGGGAGAATTTGAGTTAGGGATATTAGCTGTACATCCATCCTTACAGTGAGGGAAATAAACTCGAAGTTCATCATAAATGCcagcttttttctcttcctttaggAAACGCACATTATCCATACCTTCAAAGAAGACTTTTACGGAGAAATTCTTAGTATAGTCATAACTGGATATATTCGACCAGAAAAAAACTTTGATTCCTTAGGTCAGTATTGCAGGTCTCCCTCAAACTAGTGTCTTATTTGTCTTATTCATGCCAAGTACTGTGTCTTCACTGTCTCACTGTCTTTCTTTCCATTATGAGGTGTTTTATCTGTTAACCTTTGAAATTTCAGTAAAATGTCTTCATAAGCTAAATGTACAAgttggtttaattaaaaaaaaccaaaaacataccCTCACATCTGCTAATGTATcatattaaaaaattgtattgttGTGTCATTTGTCTGAGGAGTAATTTTATAATCATGGGGCTAGTTGTGAAAGCATCAGTCTagtctgttaatttatttttttaaatgcagctgtgtTAGAATTGAAACAGTTCATGAAACTTGATCTTTTGCTAAAATGTGTTTTGGAACAAGGAGAGGATAGTGCTTAGAATGGTGAAAAATCCAACTctgacatgtttaaaaaaaaaaaaagaaaggcattttaaaacCAAAGAATTTTGCCTTTCAAACCTTGTGGTAATAATTATATTCTACTTCTGTGATTGTTGTCTGGTATTCTGTGGTACCCGTTATTTTCACTTTCTATTGTGTGTTCAGAATTCAAACCAACTTTTAGATATCTCTATTCTTATCTTTTTCAGCGGCACTTATTTCAGCAATTCAGGAAGACATTGAAGAAGCAAAAAGGC harbors:
- the RFK gene encoding riboflavin kinase, translating into MRHLPYFCRGEVVKGFGRGSKELGIPTANFSEQVVESFPSDISTGIYYGWACVGNGDVHKMVLSIGWNPFYKNIKKSVETHIIHTFKEDFYGEILSIVITGYIRPEKNFDSLAALISAIQEDIEEAKRQLDLPEHLKLKEDNFFHQPEGKIVNNH